The Bacillota bacterium DNA window GACCCTCTCGGCATGTCATGACTCCGGTCGGGGTGCCCGCACCGGGGACGTCTCGTCCCGCGAGAGGACCATGATCACCGTGACGGCGCGGCCGCCATGGCCGCCCCGGCCACCGTCGATAGCGGCCCAGGCCAGCGGGTCGCCCAGTGGACGCCGAAGAGGCCGGGTTCACCCTGACCAACCTGGGCATGTACCGGGTGGACGGGTTCACGCCCATCCTGAACGCGCCGCAGATCGCGACCTTGGGGGCGGGGCGGATCGCGCCCGAGGCGCGGGCCTTCGACGATGGCCGCATCGAGGCGCGGCCGGTCCTTCACCTGTCGCTCACCTTCGACCACCGCGCCGTCGACGGAGCGCCCGCGGCAGCCTTCCTGGACAGGTTGGTGCGCCGGTTGGAGGGCGCGGAGGGGCTCGAGTAGGCGGGTCCGCCGCCTGGCGGCCGTCGGGGGGAAGTCAGGCAGGGGTCTCACGGGCCGGCAGGCCGGGCGCAGGGACTGCCGGCCCCGCAGGACGCGCGGCCAGGCTCAGGGGCGCTCCCCCCGCTTGGCGGTCGCGGCCGCGGCCCCACTCGAGGAGCGCGGCGCTCCCCCCGGCTTCCTCCCCGTGTACAGGTGGGCACCCGCGAAGAGCAACGCGGCCAGCAACCATCCCGAGGCGTAGGAAGGCGCCGCTCCCCATCCGACCCGGGGCGCGTGCATCACGCCGAACCAGGCGAAGACCGAGCCCAGCACCGCCCAGGCGCCGGCGGCGTCGAAGCGGCGGTCGATCAGCTCGGTGATCACGGCCGCCGTCAC harbors:
- a CDS encoding 2-oxo acid dehydrogenase subunit E2, with translation MDAEEAGFTLTNLGMYRVDGFTPILNAPQIATLGAGRIAPEARAFDDGRIEARPVLHLSLTFDHRAVDGAPAAAFLDRLVRRLEGAEGLE